A single window of Shewanella sp. Choline-02u-19 DNA harbors:
- a CDS encoding arginyltransferase, whose translation MNSNSKSRPVTVGKTKIFPCSYLEEQQEQLLVLQEDIIDAGLFEQLLALGFRRSSSMIYKPQCPHCNACLPIRLEIDEFKLSKRQKRTLKNNQDLSWKIVDHKTDEQYALYERYVNTRHLDGPMYPATPEQYDSFATANWTQPVFIELSIADKLIGVAVTDVLPNSLSAIYSYFDPNEHKRSLGSLLILLQTKIAKMMQKQFLYLGYQIDDSRKMNYKRDYRPHQILTRSGWVTEIKIKNINI comes from the coding sequence TTGAACTCTAACTCTAAATCTAGACCTGTCACGGTTGGAAAAACCAAAATCTTTCCTTGTAGCTACCTAGAGGAGCAACAAGAGCAACTCTTAGTATTGCAAGAGGATATCATTGATGCGGGATTATTTGAGCAGCTACTGGCGTTAGGTTTTCGTCGCAGCAGCAGTATGATCTATAAACCACAATGCCCTCACTGCAACGCATGTTTACCCATTAGACTTGAAATCGATGAATTCAAGTTATCAAAAAGACAAAAGCGCACCCTAAAAAATAATCAAGATTTAAGCTGGAAAATTGTCGATCATAAAACAGATGAGCAATATGCCTTATATGAGCGATATGTTAATACACGCCATTTAGACGGTCCAATGTACCCTGCCACACCAGAACAGTACGATAGTTTTGCCACCGCAAATTGGACTCAACCAGTGTTTATAGAGCTATCTATCGCTGACAAACTGATTGGTGTAGCAGTCACAGATGTGCTTCCGAACAGTTTATCTGCCATTTATAGCTATTTTGATCCAAATGAGCATAAACGATCTTTAGGAAGTCTGTTAATATTGCTGCAAACCAAGATAGCCAAAATGATGCAGAAACAATTTTTATATTTAGGCTATCAAATTGATGATTCTAGAAAGATGAATTACAAACGAGACTACCGTCCCCACCAAATTCTCACGCGTTCTGGCTGGGTTACAGAGATTAAGATCAAAAACATAAACATTTAA
- the clpA gene encoding ATP-dependent Clp protease ATP-binding subunit ClpA: MLNKDLEVTLNLAFQQARDARHEYMTVEHLLLALIDNPAAQEALVACGANLDKLRGEVSSFIQQTTPIISDPEEEKETQPTLGFQRVLQRAVFHVQSSGRNEVTGANVLVAIFSEQESQAVYLLRSGDVTRLDVVNFISHGSSKNDVDTDAEPNRIEDQTETEEERSILSQFTSNLNELAKKGEIDPLIGRSEEIERSIQTLCRRRKNNPLLVGEAGVGKTAIAEGLAYRIVKDEVPEVMSKATVYSLDLGALLAGTKYRGDFEKRFKGLLKELANDKHAILFIDEIHTIIGAGSASGGVMDASNLLKPLLSSGNLRCMGSTTFQEYQSIFEKDRALARRFQKVDINEPSVAETTKILQGLKSKYEEYHNVRYTQAALSVAAKLSDKHINDRHLPDKAIDVIDEAGARMAMLPANKRKKTIGQSEIETIIAKMARIPEKSVSSSDKDMLKNLERNLKMVVFGQDIAIEGLSAAIRLSRSGLGGENKPVGSFLFAGPTGVGKTEVTSQLAKCLGLSLVRFDMSEYMESHTVSRLIGAPPGYVGYDQGGLLTDAVIKNPHCVVLLDEIEKAHPDVYNLLLQVMDHGTLTDNNGRKADFRHVTVVMTTNAGVQETVRKSIGFKQQDHTQDALSEINKVFSPEFRNRLDSIIWFNHLDMTVIAKVVDKFLVELQAQLDDKSVMLHVSDEARTLLAAKGYDKSMGARPMARVVTDLIKRPLADAILFGDLEKGGVAHVDVKGDEIVIKVESQQKAMH; this comes from the coding sequence ATGCTAAATAAAGATCTTGAAGTCACCTTAAACCTGGCTTTTCAGCAAGCCAGAGATGCACGTCATGAATATATGACGGTTGAGCATCTATTGTTGGCGTTAATCGATAATCCGGCCGCACAAGAGGCGTTAGTTGCTTGCGGAGCAAACCTCGATAAACTCCGAGGCGAAGTCTCGAGTTTTATTCAACAAACTACGCCTATCATTTCCGATCCTGAAGAAGAGAAAGAAACTCAGCCCACGCTCGGTTTTCAGCGCGTTTTACAACGAGCCGTTTTTCATGTCCAATCATCTGGGCGTAACGAAGTTACTGGCGCAAATGTGTTAGTGGCTATCTTTAGCGAACAAGAATCTCAAGCTGTTTATCTATTGCGCTCAGGCGATGTGACTCGTCTAGATGTGGTCAATTTCATTTCACACGGTTCGTCAAAAAATGATGTTGATACCGATGCCGAACCCAATCGCATTGAAGATCAAACTGAGACGGAAGAAGAGCGCAGCATCTTGTCGCAATTTACCTCTAACTTGAATGAGTTAGCTAAAAAAGGTGAAATCGACCCATTGATTGGTCGCAGCGAAGAGATTGAACGTTCAATTCAGACCTTGTGTCGCCGCCGTAAGAATAACCCCTTGTTAGTGGGGGAAGCCGGTGTCGGTAAAACGGCAATTGCAGAAGGGCTAGCGTACCGTATCGTCAAGGATGAAGTGCCTGAAGTCATGAGTAAGGCAACGGTTTACTCGCTTGATTTAGGAGCATTGCTTGCGGGGACTAAGTATCGTGGCGATTTTGAGAAACGCTTTAAAGGTTTGCTCAAAGAGCTTGCAAATGATAAACATGCGATTTTATTTATCGACGAAATCCATACGATTATCGGTGCAGGCTCCGCATCTGGCGGCGTGATGGATGCCTCCAACTTACTTAAACCGCTGCTTTCAAGTGGTAATTTAAGATGTATGGGCTCCACAACGTTCCAAGAGTACCAAAGTATTTTTGAGAAGGACCGTGCATTGGCACGTCGCTTCCAAAAAGTGGATATCAATGAGCCCTCTGTTGCTGAGACGACCAAAATCCTTCAAGGACTGAAGTCGAAATATGAAGAATATCATAATGTGCGCTACACGCAGGCGGCGTTGAGTGTTGCTGCAAAGCTGTCTGATAAGCACATTAACGATAGACATTTACCTGACAAAGCGATTGATGTGATCGATGAAGCGGGCGCTCGAATGGCGATGTTGCCTGCCAATAAGCGTAAAAAAACCATCGGTCAAAGTGAAATCGAAACCATCATCGCAAAAATGGCGCGTATACCTGAGAAGTCGGTATCGAGTTCTGATAAGGATATGCTCAAGAACCTTGAGCGTAACCTTAAGATGGTCGTATTTGGGCAAGACATCGCGATTGAGGGGCTTAGTGCCGCTATTCGTCTATCTCGTAGTGGACTCGGCGGTGAGAATAAACCTGTCGGTAGCTTCTTGTTTGCCGGTCCTACTGGCGTCGGTAAAACGGAGGTGACGAGTCAGCTGGCTAAATGCCTTGGCCTTAGTCTTGTTAGATTTGATATGTCTGAATATATGGAAAGCCATACGGTGTCACGCCTGATTGGTGCTCCTCCTGGGTATGTCGGTTATGACCAAGGTGGCTTATTAACCGATGCAGTGATTAAGAACCCACACTGTGTGGTATTGCTCGATGAAATAGAAAAAGCCCATCCCGACGTCTATAATCTGCTGCTGCAAGTGATGGATCACGGTACGTTGACAGATAATAACGGCCGTAAAGCCGATTTTAGACATGTCACTGTCGTGATGACCACCAATGCTGGTGTACAGGAAACGGTTCGTAAATCGATAGGTTTTAAGCAACAAGATCATACTCAAGATGCGTTATCGGAAATCAACAAGGTGTTCTCACCTGAATTCCGTAACCGTTTGGATTCCATTATCTGGTTTAACCACCTTGATATGACCGTTATTGCTAAGGTAGTTGATAAGTTCTTAGTCGAGTTACAAGCTCAGCTAGACGACAAGTCAGTGATGCTCCATGTCAGCGATGAAGCGAGAACCCTATTAGCGGCGAAAGGTTACGACAAGTCTATGGGAGCAAGGCCAATGGCGCGCGTAGTGACGGATTTAATCAAACGTCCACTTGCAGATGCGATTCTATTTGGTGACCTTGAAAAAGGCGGTGTTGCCCATGTTGATGTGAAAGGCGATGAGATTGTGATTAAAGTTGAGTCACAGCAAAAAGCCATGCATTAA
- the infA gene encoding translation initiation factor IF-1 yields MAKEDNIEMQGTILETLPNTMFRVELENGHVVTAHISGKMRKNYIRILTGDKVTVQLTPYDLSKGRIVFRSR; encoded by the coding sequence ATGGCGAAAGAAGACAACATTGAAATGCAAGGCACAATCCTTGAAACCTTGCCAAATACAATGTTTCGTGTAGAACTTGAAAATGGTCATGTCGTAACGGCACACATTTCAGGAAAAATGCGTAAAAACTATATCCGTATTCTTACGGGTGACAAGGTAACGGTTCAGCTGACCCCTTACGATTTGAGCAAAGGACGCATCGTCTTCCGTTCACGCTAA
- the clpS gene encoding ATP-dependent Clp protease adapter ClpS, giving the protein MSRTENVEHVEESVESELKQPSMYKVILNNDDYTPMDFVIEILQLFFRKDEAQATEIMLAIHHQGKGICGVFPFGIAETKVAQVNQFARQNEHPLLCSLEEA; this is encoded by the coding sequence ATGAGTAGAACAGAAAACGTAGAACACGTAGAAGAGAGTGTTGAATCAGAACTAAAACAACCTTCTATGTATAAAGTTATATTGAATAACGATGATTACACTCCAATGGACTTCGTTATTGAGATTTTACAGCTATTTTTTAGAAAGGATGAAGCACAAGCCACTGAAATAATGCTTGCCATTCATCATCAAGGAAAGGGGATTTGTGGTGTTTTCCCTTTTGGTATTGCAGAAACTAAGGTTGCTCAGGTAAATCAGTTTGCAAGACAAAACGAACATCCGTTACTGTGTTCTTTAGAGGAGGCCTAA
- the cspD gene encoding cold shock domain-containing protein CspD: MASGTVKWFNNAKGFGFICPDAGGEDVFAHYSTIEMEGYRTLKAGQPVSFEVEAGPKGMHASAISTAN; this comes from the coding sequence ATGGCAAGCGGAACTGTTAAATGGTTCAACAACGCCAAAGGATTCGGGTTTATTTGCCCTGATGCTGGCGGTGAAGACGTTTTTGCGCACTATTCTACCATCGAAATGGAAGGCTATCGAACTCTAAAAGCAGGCCAACCCGTCAGTTTCGAAGTGGAAGCAGGACCAAAAGGTATGCACGCGTCAGCAATATCAACAGCTAACTAA
- the aat gene encoding leucyl/phenylalanyl-tRNA--protein transferase, which yields MNSLSYLNQDQQDFPPAEQALSDPNGLLAVGGDLQPERLLNAYYNGIFPWFNQDDPILWWSPDPRAVFVPGNLKISRSLLKHLKKQKWTYSINKQFSAVIQACAAPRAKQDETWISDDIQQAYLKLHHQGHAHSIEVWEEGSLIGGLYGLAIGQVFCGESMFHLRTNASKAAMILLQQHLIRCGFKLIDAQVVNPHLDSLGAKAITRKDFLALLKHLRDGNVNPNSWLTAEVPIEL from the coding sequence CGCTAAGCGACCCTAATGGGCTACTCGCGGTTGGTGGCGATCTGCAACCTGAAAGGCTGCTAAATGCTTACTACAATGGGATTTTCCCTTGGTTTAATCAAGATGATCCCATTTTGTGGTGGTCTCCCGATCCGCGTGCGGTTTTTGTTCCCGGAAATTTAAAAATAAGCCGTAGCTTATTGAAACATTTAAAAAAACAAAAGTGGACCTATAGCATTAACAAACAGTTTTCCGCTGTCATTCAAGCTTGCGCAGCCCCAAGAGCTAAGCAAGATGAAACCTGGATTTCAGATGATATTCAGCAGGCTTATCTTAAGTTGCATCATCAAGGCCATGCTCACTCAATTGAAGTATGGGAAGAAGGCAGCCTCATTGGAGGCCTTTATGGGCTGGCTATTGGACAAGTTTTTTGCGGAGAATCGATGTTCCACCTTCGTACTAATGCCTCTAAAGCTGCTATGATCTTATTACAGCAACACCTAATACGGTGTGGCTTTAAACTCATTGATGCACAAGTGGTTAACCCACACTTGGACAGCTTGGGCGCAAAAGCAATAACACGAAAAGATTTTCTCGCGCTCCTTAAGCACCTAAGAGACGGCAACGTTAACCCGAACAGCTGGTTAACTGCAGAGGTACCGATTGAACTCTAA